A genome region from Crossiella equi includes the following:
- a CDS encoding TauD/TfdA family dioxygenase translates to MTSTEAPASGLTAKDLVAFGHVARQLLASAGALVDDPGWVAKARRAWQDVPTALRHQVREFRRDSGPDGRLLLPGLPIDPASVPPTPTVRGSVQRTPALPAAVVMLVANGLGDPASFAAEKSGALVQDVVPVPGQEEFQGNAGSVELTFHTENAFHPHRPDYVLLLCLRADHEGVSELRTASIRRILPTLTTRAKEALSRSEFVTNPPPSFGGGEGSAHAVLAGDPADPDLCFDEAATSALTARGQAALTELGAAVREHYDGVRLRPGDLAVVDNRIALHGRSAFTPRYDGGDRWLQRMFAFTDLRRSRDHRPADGSVLVR, encoded by the coding sequence ATGACCTCCACCGAAGCACCCGCCTCCGGGCTGACCGCCAAGGACCTGGTCGCCTTCGGCCACGTCGCCCGGCAGCTGCTGGCCTCGGCCGGGGCCCTGGTCGACGATCCGGGCTGGGTGGCCAAGGCCCGCCGCGCCTGGCAGGACGTGCCCACCGCGCTGCGGCACCAGGTGCGCGAGTTCCGCCGGGACTCCGGCCCGGACGGCCGCCTGCTGCTGCCCGGCCTGCCCATCGACCCGGCCTCGGTGCCGCCCACGCCGACCGTGCGCGGTTCGGTGCAGCGCACGCCCGCGCTGCCCGCCGCGGTGGTGATGCTGGTGGCCAACGGCCTCGGCGACCCGGCCTCGTTCGCGGCGGAGAAGTCCGGAGCGCTGGTGCAGGACGTGGTGCCGGTGCCCGGCCAGGAGGAGTTCCAGGGCAACGCCGGTTCGGTGGAGCTGACCTTCCACACCGAGAACGCCTTCCACCCGCACCGCCCGGACTACGTGCTGCTGCTGTGCCTGCGCGCCGACCACGAGGGCGTCTCCGAGCTGCGCACCGCCTCCATCCGCCGCATCCTGCCCACGCTGACCACCCGTGCCAAAGAGGCGCTGTCGCGCTCGGAGTTCGTGACCAACCCGCCGCCGTCCTTCGGGGGCGGGGAGGGCTCGGCGCACGCGGTGCTCGCCGGTGACCCGGCCGACCCGGACCTGTGCTTCGACGAGGCCGCCACCTCCGCGCTGACCGCCCGGGGCCAGGCCGCGCTGACCGAGCTGGGCGCGGCCGTGCGCGAGCACTACGACGGTGTGCGGCTGCGCCCGGGCGACCTGGCCGTGGTGGACAACCGGATCGCGCTGCACGGCCGCTCGGCGTTCACCCCGCGCTACGACGGCGGCGACCGCTGGCTGCAACGCATGTTCGCCTTCACCGACCTGCGGCGCTCCCGCGACCACCGGCCCGCCGACGGCTCCGTCCTCGTGCGCTGA
- a CDS encoding MbtH family protein, whose product MSNPFENNDGTYLVLVNDEGQHSLWPEHIAVPAGWTGTFGPAARQACLDHIEATWTDMRPLSLVRAMAGEAR is encoded by the coding sequence ATGAGCAACCCCTTCGAGAACAACGACGGCACCTACCTCGTCCTGGTCAACGACGAGGGCCAGCACTCCCTGTGGCCCGAGCACATCGCCGTCCCGGCGGGCTGGACGGGCACGTTCGGCCCGGCCGCCCGGCAGGCCTGCCTGGACCACATCGAGGCCACCTGGACCGACATGCGCCCGCTGAGCCTGGTCCGCGCGATGGCGGGAGAAGCCCGATGA